From the Lolium rigidum isolate FL_2022 chromosome 2, APGP_CSIRO_Lrig_0.1, whole genome shotgun sequence genome, one window contains:
- the LOC124691427 gene encoding FT-interacting protein 7-like: MKLAVEVADASGLSPKDGTASCNAFVEVEFDGQKQRTATRPADCSPQWNQTLLFDVRQDPADIPTVEVSVLHDRRLTDHNAVRASVFLGRVRLAGDSVARSPDEAVPQRYPLEKRGLFSRVSGDIALRLYILDERGDRAAHDAAAAPMNNQDRQNQQHQHQRAEPAVASMDPERIARNVFAAVPSESSGHNNHEQQSRVFRAVPSSSAEPRRATLHAVGAPSKGASAPGSDYVLVETKPPLPAKMARSAAAKIASTYDMVEPMKYLYVSVVKARDLPTMDISGALDPYVEVKLGNFKGVTRHMEKNANPVWRQTFAFSGAHLQASQIEIIVKDKDVVRDDFVGRVIFDMSDVPSRLPPDSPLAPQWYSLSDAHGNKLRHGSHHGFGEIMLAVWLGTQADEAFPEAWHSDAHSLSLEGLTNTRAKVYYSPKLIYLKVNVIAAQDLIPAEKGRPLAATITKIQMGNQIRRTKPQSGTANPAWNEEFMFVACEPFEDPLVVTVEEKEPIGRLIIPVNSPNVPRNDLAKSIASKWFSLSRGMTVEEAAADVTTSLKNRESSKTFASKIHLKMSLETAYHVLDESTHYCSDLQPAAKKLRKSAIGVLEVGILSARGLGGNKSAYCVAKYGAKWVRTRTLLGTAAPAWNEQYTWEVFDLSTVFTVVVFDNANLHHHGDGGAKDSRIGKVRVRLATLESDRVYTHYYPLMTLNPSGLKKTGELHLAVRFTCTAWANMLGQYGRPLLPKMHYSNPIPVLQLDYLRFQAMNMVAARLGRAEPPLRREVVEYMLDVDSHMYSLRRSKANFNRVTSLFSGALAVGKWFDGICKWKNPLTTILVHVLFLILVCYPELILPTVFLYMFMIGVWNYRRRPRKPPHMDTVLSYAELASPDEFDEEFDTFPTTKPGDVVRMRYDRLRSVAGRVQTVVGDLAMQGERAQSLLSWRDPRATAIFVTLSLVVAIVLYVTPFQVVAVMAGLYLLRHPRFRSKQPSVPFNFYKRLPARGDMLL; the protein is encoded by the coding sequence ATGAAGCTGGCCGTGGAGGTCGCGGACGCGTCGGGCCTGTCCCCGAAGGACGGCACGGCCTCCTGCAACGCCTTCGTCGAGGTCGAGTTCGACGGCCAGAAGCAGCGCACCGCCACCCGCCCCGCCGACTGCTCCCCGCAATGGAACCAGACGCTGCTCTTCGACGTCCGCCAGGACCCGGCCGACATCCCCACCGTGGAGGTGTCCGTGCTCCACGACCGCCGCCTCACCGACCACAACGCCGTCCGCGCCAGCGTCTTCCTCGGCCGCGTCCGCCTCGCCGGGGACTCCGTGGCCCGGTCCCCCGACGAGGCCGTGCCGCAGCGCTACCCGCTGGAGAAGCGCGGCCTGTTCTCGCGCGTGTCCGGGGACATCGCGCTCCGGCTGTACATCCTCGACGAGCGCGGTGATCGCGCCGCCCAcgacgccgccgctgctccgaTGAACAATCAAGATCGCCAAAAccagcagcaccagcaccagcgtGCCGAGCCCGCCGTAGCAAGCATGGACCCCGAGAGGATCGCCAGGAACGTCTTCGCCGCCGTTCCATCCGAGTCCAGCGGGCACAACAACCACGAGCAGCAGTCGCGTGTCTTCCGCGCCGTGCCCTCCTCTTCGGCAGAGCCTCGCCGCGCCACGCTGCACGCCGTGGGTGCTCCGTCAAAAGGAGCCTCGGCACCAGGCTCCGACTACGTCCTCGTGGAGACCAAGCCGCCGCTTCCGGCCAAGATGGCGCGCTCCGCGGCGGCCAAGATCGCCTCCACCTACGACATGGTGGAGCCGATGAAGTACCTCTACGTGTCCGTCGTCAAGGCCCGGGACCTGCCCACCATGGACATCTCCGGCGCGCTGGACCCCTACGTCGAAGTAAAGCTCGGCAACTTCAAGGGCGTGACGCGCCACATGGAGAAGAACGCCAACCCGGTGTGGCGGCAGACCTTCGCCTTCTCCGGCGCGCACCTCCAGGCCAGCCAGATCGAGATCATCGTCAAGGACAAGGACGTGGTCCGCGACGACTTCGTCGGCCGCGTCATCTTCGACATGTCCGACGTGCCCAGCAGGCTGCCGCCCGACTCGCCGCTCGCGCCGCAGTGGTACAGCCTCTCCGACgcccacggcaacaagctccgCCACGGCAGCCACCACGGCTTCGGCGAGATCATGCTGGCGGTGTGGCTGGGCACGCAGGCCGACGAGGCGTTCCCGGAGGCGTGGCACTCGGACGCGCACTCGCTCTCGCTGGAAGGGCTAACCAACACGCGCGCCAAGGTGTACTACTCGCCCAAGCTCATCTACCTCAAGGTTAACGTGATCGCCGCGCAGGACCTGATCCCAGCCGAAAAGGGCCGCCCGCTGGCGGCCACCATCACCAAGATTCAGATGGGGAACCAGATCCGGCGGACGAAACCCCAGAGCGGGACGGCGAACCCGGCGTGGAACGAGGAGTTCATGTTCGTCGCCTGCGAGCCGTTCGAGGACCCGCTGGTGGTGACGGTGGAAGAGAAGGAGCCCATCGGCCGCTTGATCATACCGGTCAATTCTCCCAACGTTCCGCGAAACGACCTGGCGAAATCCATAGCGTCGAAATGGTTCAGCCTGTCGCGCGGGATgacggtggaggaggcggcggcggacgtgACCACCAGCCTCAAGAACAGGGAGTCCTCCAAGACGTTCGCCAGCAAGATCCACCTGAAGATGAGCCTGGAGACGGCGTACCACGTGCTGGACGAGTCGACGCACTACTGCAGCGACCTGCAGCCGGCGGCGAAGAAGCTGCGGAAGAGCGCCATCGGCGTGCTGGAGGTCGGCATCCTCAGCGCGCGCGGCCTCGGGGGGAACAAGAGCGCCTACTGCGTGGCCAAGTACGGCGCCAAGTGGGTGCGCACGCGGACGCTGCTGGGCACGGCGGCGCCGGCGTGGAACGAGCAGTACACGTGGGAGGTGTTCGACCTCAGCACCGTCTTCACCGTCGTCGTCTTCGACAACGCCAACCTCCACCACCACGGCGACGGTGGCGCCAAGGACTCGAGGATCGGCAAGGTGCGCGTCCGGCTCGCCACGCTGGAGTCCGACCGCGTGTACACGCACTACTACCCGCTCATGACGCTCAACCCGTCGGGGCTGAAGAAGACGGGGGAGCTGCACCTCGCCGTCAGGTTCACGTGCACGGCGTGGGCCAACATGCTGGGGCAGTACGGCCGTCCGCTGCTGCCCAAGATGCACTACTCGAACCCGATCCCCGTGCTGCAGCTGGACTACCTCCGGTTCCAGGCGAtgaacatggtggcggcgcgcctGGGCAGGGCGGAGCCGCCGCTGCGGAGGGAGGTGGTGGAGTACATGCTGGACGTGGACTCGCACATGTACAGCCTGCGGCGGAGCAAGGCCAACTTCAACCGGGTCACCTCGCTCTTCTCCGGCGCCCTCGCCGTGGGCAAGTGGTTCGACGGCATCTGCAAGTGGAAGAACCCGCTGACGACCATCCTGGTCCACGTCCTCTTTCTCATACTAGTCTGCTACCCGGAGCTCATCCTGCCGACGGTGTTCCTCTACATGTTCATGATCGGGGTGTGGAACTACCGCCGCCGGCCGCGGAAGCCGCCGCACATGGACACGGTGCTGTCGTACGCGGAGCTGGCCAGCCCGGACGAgttcgacgaggagttcgacaccTTCCCCACCACCAAGCCCGGGGACGTTGTCAGGATGCGGTACGACCGCCTGCGCAGCGTCGCCGGCAGGGTGCAGACGGTGGTCGGAGACCTGGCCATGCAGGGGGAGCGCGCCCAGTCGCTGCTCAGCTGGCGAGACCCCAGGGCCACGGCCATCTTCGTCACGCTCTCGCTCGTCGTGGCCATCGTGCTCTACGTCACGCCGTTCCAGGTGGTGGCCGTCATGGCCGGGCTCTACCTGCTCCGGCACCCGAGGTTCAGGAGCAAGCAGCCGTCTGTGCCCTTCAACTTCTACAAGCGCCTACCCGCTAGGGGTGACATGCTCCTGTGA